One part of the Magallana gigas chromosome 5, xbMagGiga1.1, whole genome shotgun sequence genome encodes these proteins:
- the LOC105344647 gene encoding RNA-binding protein RO60 — protein MGSDDSLRLWRFFRFGNDRSVYTPHVRSLENSYEKLIMRVIQRGQGGRLIDFIERESDRNSRFYPLAYTLAVCARSTNQDVSRKAYMAIQTVCRTPEKLFMFLKYCKESLKLKSWPRRHRMAVAKWYTTNPQYLDNPMLLAKHVTKYRRRHGFSHKKVLKCCHPNTSRCPDDIKFILCYAVKGISKARRLHHGEEGKIMSVVDFINDVDTLRKGKMPEDDVVALIKKWELTWEQIPTVHLQSAQIWKALLKIMPMTALLRNLGKLTMHRLLEPGSQEETKTCSRLNNAELLKNAKLHPIQILSSLNGYRRGEGSRSDWNVNQNIVHSLTRAYMTQLTSSSQEPNLPQNLLVAINIRHSIERHVVGIPLMNCKQTATALAMTLKQSQPSTHTVTFGSGDIARRLDFQLSDAGIYDIESALDAVEQRTDDKPVNFDAPLQYAMQNMNAVNAVILMTDRLTEQDRSDIQRAYRSFKEHFLDVSFITVCFQNCEETSPVAEPQDPNMLDVIGVDAGALNIILSFIANRDQQIRGLLEELSIDGRMEEDMEQA, from the coding sequence AGTTATCCAGCGAGGACAAGGAGGACGGCTCATAGATTTTATAGAGAGAGAATCTGATAGAAACAGCAGGTTTTATCCTTTAGCGTACACTCTTGCTGTCTGCGCCAGGAGTACCAATCAAGATGTCTCCCGTAAAGCTTACATGGCAATACAAACTGTCTGTAGGACACCAGAAAAATTATTCATGTTTCTCAAGTACTGTAAGGAGTCTCTGAAGCTTAAATCATGGCCTAGACGCCACAGGATGGCTGTAGCTAAGTGGTATACAACTAATCCTCAATATCTTGATAACCCCATGcttcttgcaaaacatgtgactAAATATAGGAGACGCCATGGGTTTTCACACAAAAAAGTGTTAAAGTGTTGTCATCCCAATACCTCTAGATGTCCTGATGATATCAAattcatattatgttatgcTGTTAAAGGTATTTCAAAAGCTAGACGTTTGCATCATGGAGAAGAAGGTAAAATCATGTCTGTTGTGGATTTCATTAATGATGTTGATACTCTGCGAAAGGGAAAAATGCCAGAGGATGATGTAGTagctttgattaaaaaatggGAGCTGACATGGGAACAAATACCTACTGTTCATTTGCAATCAGCACAAATATGGAAGgcattgcttaaaataatgcCAATGACAGCATTGTTGAGAAATTTGGGAAAACTAACCATGCATAGATTACTTGAACCTGGTAGTCAAGAAGAAACCAAAACATGCTCAAGACTTAATAATGCAGAACTCCTTAAAAATGCCAAACTTCACCCTATCCAAATCCTTTCATCTTTGAATGGTTACAGAAGGGGGGAAGGATCTAGAAGTGACTGGAATGTTAACCAAAATATTGTCCATTCCCTGACACGAGCATACATGACGCAACTTACCTCTAGCAGTCAAGAACCCAACCTTCCTCAGAACCTTCTGGTAGCAATAAATATTAGGCATTCAATTGAGAGACATGTTGTTGGGATCCCTTTGATGAATTGCAAGCAGACTGCTACTGCTTTGGCAATGACCCTGAAACAAAGTCAGCCATCTACCCATACTGTTACCTTTGGAAGTGGGGACATTGCAAGAAGGCTTGATTTTCAGCTATCTGATGCTGGCATATATGACATAGAGAGTGCTTTAGATGCTGTGGAACAGAGAACAGATGATAAACCTGTTAATTTTGATGCACCATTGCAATATGCCATGCAGAATATGAATGCAGTAAATGCTGTCATTCTAATGACTGACCGTCTCACTGAACAAGACAGAAGTGATATCCAAAGAGCTTACAGGAGTTTTAAAGAACATTTCCTAGATGTTTCATTTATCACTGTGTGCTTTCAGAACTGTGAAGAAACATCTCCTGTTGCTGAACCACAAGACCCCAACATGTTGGATGTAATAGGAGTGGATGCAGGGGCATTAAATATCATTCTTTCCTTTATCGCGAACAGAGATCAACAAATACGAGGACTGCTGGAAGAACTTTCAATTGATGGAAGAATGGAGGAGGATATGGAACAGGCTTAG
- the LOC105344648 gene encoding very long chain fatty acid elongase 4 isoform X2, with amino-acid sequence MDIIKDKYYELTKFYDWALEQSDPRVKDWFLMGSYTPTLAITALYVMLVYAGKWWMEKREAYKLKMAVFYYNIGLVILNFYIFYQTLVNTYRAGYSYICQPVVYSNDENEVNIAKALWWFYFSKCIEMMDTFFFVLKKKNNQISFLHVYHHATMFPIWWIGIKWVAGGQSFFGAMVNSFIHVIMYSYYGISALGPQYQKYLWWKRYLTMLQLIQFVTGIIHAAQSLVFKCDFPEWMHWALVVYAFTILLLFLNFYFHAYVKSMKKKKNDDGSVTNGTSGRNGKHSNGHVETKKSK; translated from the exons ATGgatattataaaagataaatacTATGAATTGACCAAATTTTACGACTGGGCATTAGAACAATCAG ATCCCCGGGTGAAGGACTGGTTTTTGATGGGGAGTTACACCCCTACCCTGGCCATCACCGCTCTGTATGTGATGTTAGTGTATGCAGGTAAATGGTGGATGGAGAAGAGGGAAGCTTACAAACTCAAAATGGCAGTCTTCTACTACAATATAGGATTAGTGATACTCAACTTCTACATATTTTATCAG ACTCTGGTCAACACATATAGGGCAGGGTACAGCTATATTTGTCAACCTGTGGTGTACAGCAATGATGAGAATGAAGtcaat ATAGCGAAAGCCTTATGGTGGTTCTACTTTTCGAAGTGCATAGAAATGATGGACACATTTTTCTTTGtgcttaaaaagaaaaacaatcaaattagctttttacatgtgtatcacCATGCCACCATGTTCCCAATTTGGTGGATAGGAATTAAATGGGTGGCAGGAGGGCAAT CCTTCTTTGGTGCCATGGTGAATTCTTTCATTCATGTCATTATGTACTCTTACTATGGAATCTCTGCTCTGGGACCACAGTACCAAAAATACCTCTGGTGGAAGCGATACCTCACTATGTTACAGCTG ATTCAGTTCGTGACAGGAATAATTCATGCAGCTCAGAGCCTCGTTTTCAAGTGTGATTTCCCCGAGTGGATGCATTGGGCTCTGGTTGTCTATGCCTTCACAATTTTACTTCTGTTTTTGAATTTCTACTTCCATGCGTATGTGAAATCCATGAAGAAAAAG AAAAATGATGATGGCAGTGTAACAAATGGAACAAGTGGGCGAAATGGAAAACACTCTAACGGGCATGTAGAAACGAAGAAATCCAAATAG
- the LOC105344648 gene encoding very long chain fatty acid elongase 4 isoform X1, whose protein sequence is MDIIKDKYYELTKFYDWALEQSDPRVKDWFLMGSYTPTLAITALYVMLVYAGKWWMEKREAYKLKMAVFYYNIGLVILNFYIFYQTLVNTYRAGYSYICQPVVYSNDENEVNIAKALWWFYFSKCIEMMDTFFFVLKKKNNQISFLHVYHHATMFPIWWIGIKWVAGGQSFFGAMVNSFIHVIMYSYYGISALGPQYQKYLWWKRYLTMLQLTQFYIGMVYALSSLYHDCDFPKWMQYFGLFYGVTIIALFLNFYIQEYIKKHNEKYRKKNDDGSVTNGTSGRNGKHSNGHVETKKSK, encoded by the exons ATGgatattataaaagataaatacTATGAATTGACCAAATTTTACGACTGGGCATTAGAACAATCAG ATCCCCGGGTGAAGGACTGGTTTTTGATGGGGAGTTACACCCCTACCCTGGCCATCACCGCTCTGTATGTGATGTTAGTGTATGCAGGTAAATGGTGGATGGAGAAGAGGGAAGCTTACAAACTCAAAATGGCAGTCTTCTACTACAATATAGGATTAGTGATACTCAACTTCTACATATTTTATCAG ACTCTGGTCAACACATATAGGGCAGGGTACAGCTATATTTGTCAACCTGTGGTGTACAGCAATGATGAGAATGAAGtcaat ATAGCGAAAGCCTTATGGTGGTTCTACTTTTCGAAGTGCATAGAAATGATGGACACATTTTTCTTTGtgcttaaaaagaaaaacaatcaaattagctttttacatgtgtatcacCATGCCACCATGTTCCCAATTTGGTGGATAGGAATTAAATGGGTGGCAGGAGGGCAAT CCTTCTTTGGTGCCATGGTGAATTCTTTCATTCATGTCATTATGTACTCTTACTATGGAATCTCTGCTCTGGGACCACAGTACCAAAAATACCTCTGGTGGAAGCGATACCTCACTATGTTACAGCTG ACTCAGTTTTATATTGGGATGGTGTATGCATTATCTAGCCTGTATCATGATTGTGATTTTCCAAAATGGATGCAGTATTTTGGACTTTTCTATGGAGTGACCATTATCGCACTATTCCTGAACTTCTATATTCAGGAGTATATCAAGAagcataatgaaaaatatagaaaG AAAAATGATGATGGCAGTGTAACAAATGGAACAAGTGGGCGAAATGGAAAACACTCTAACGGGCATGTAGAAACGAAGAAATCCAAATAG